Proteins found in one Colletes latitarsis isolate SP2378_abdomen chromosome 8, iyColLati1, whole genome shotgun sequence genomic segment:
- the Dnaseii gene encoding deoxyribonuclease II produces the protein MRKIFYVITCLIVCNVASVDSDNKLQCKDENNAPVDWYVIYKLPKTPMSSNPLIKDGNAYLYVTNATVGTGWRLSTRSIASNNSIPGITLAPIYNDKNENKSMWTLYNDDPPDAPTVFKYGHAKGVVVVNSDQGFWLIHSVPNFPPVPNSGELTRPSNRKNVTIAGRYDYPESGKLYGQSFLCVSLGGDQFNSVGEQLMYNEIVVYAKNIPEKLDKAYPLLRNATDQKRIRSPPYNNKAVVRSLGSVEFVSFAKGSKWQKGLYTDYVAPQLQTDLYVQSWLNGRGKLPSMCSHRKVYNVKSLVMEAANVDFSSSRDHSKWSITVSNKTNVHWVCVADINRADTQYSRGGGALCFKQAQLWSDYRNAINDVEPCSHK, from the exons ATGCGTAAGATATTTTATGTGATCACGTGCCTAATCGTGTGTAATGTCGCAAGCGTCGATTCTGACAATAAACTGCAATGTAAAGACGAAAACAACGCACCGGTTGATTG GTACGTGATTTATAAGTTACCGAAAACTCCAATGAGTAGTAATCCTTTAATCAAAGACGGTAATGCTTATTTGTACGTAACAAACGCAACTGTCGGAACCGGGTGGCGATTATCTACTAGGTCTATCGCTTCAAACAATTCTATCCCTGGGATCACATTAGCGCCTATTTACAATGAC AAAAACGAGAACAAGAGTATGTGGACTTTGTACAACGATGATCCGCCAGATGCGCCGACCGTTTTTAAATATGGCCACGCGAAGGGCGTAGTGGTGGTTAACAGTGATCAGGGTTTCTGGTTAATTCATAGTGTGCCAAATTTCCCTCCGGTTCCCAATAGCGGCGAGCTGACCCGCCCTTCGAACAGGAAAAACGTAACTATCGCGGGCAGATACGATTATCCAGAGAGTGGAAAGTTGTACGGGCAGAGTTTTCTCTGCGTTTCCCTCGGGGGGGATCAATTTAATTCTGTCGGTGAACAGTTGATGTACAACGAAATTGTAGTGTACGCGAAAAATATTCCCGAAAAGCTCGATAAAGCGTATCCGTTGTTAAGGAACGCAACCGATCAGAAACGGATCAGGTCGCCCCCGTATAACAACAAAGCTGTCGTAAGATCCTTGGGATCGGTCGAGTTTGTTTCATTTGCCAAGGGCAGCAAGTGGCAGAAAg GTTTATACACCGATTACGTTGCGCCACAGTTGCAGACAGATCTGTACGTGCAGTCGTGGTTAAACGGTCGTGGAAAGCTTCCATCCATGTGCAGTCATAGAAA AGTTTACAACGTAAAGAGCCTCGTGATGGAGGCAGCCAATGTCGATTTCTCGAGCAGTCGCGATCATTCTAAGTGGTCTATAACAGTTAGCAACAAAACAAACGTTCATTGGGTTTGCGTCGCTGATATTAACAGAGCC GATACGCAGTATTCTCGAGGCGGCGGAGCCTTGTGTTTCAAGCAGGCACAATTATGGAGCGATTATCGGAACGCTATAAACGATGTAGAGCCTTGCTCTCATAAGTGA